A stretch of the Pseudomonas sp. ACM7 genome encodes the following:
- the estP gene encoding esterase EstP, which produces MIRQTLAVPLAGCLLAIACTQAIAAPNPYSNFIVFGDSLNDAGQFTDTGGPPGSTLRFTNRTGPVYLDGSGEAYSANSTQLLGGRLGLSPDQTAASTSAARANQGLPDGNNWAVGGYRTDQILTSITSVSATGERTRSGYLPTNNFSADPNALYYISGGGNDFLQGRVQSGAQANTAADRLANSVQVLQTAGARYIVVWLLPDLGLTPAINGTPQQTPTSLLSSAFNRQLVTRLAGIDAEIIPLNIPLLLQETFADPARFGFATGQNLTATCFSGNSCTENPTYGINSATPDPSKLIYNDGVHPTEAGQKLISDYAYSLLAAPWELTLLPEMAHATLRAHQDELRSQWQSDWENWQAVGQWRAIVAGGGQHLDVDSQSSGASADGDGDGYNLNIGGSYRLNDAWRVGVAAGFYRQNLEAGNNDSDYKLNSYLATAFAQFQQNRWWADAALTGGKLDYDNLKRKFDLGASEGAEKGDTDGDLWAFSTRVGYDIAQPGSEWHLSPFISADYAKVEVDGYSENSTRSTALTFDDQTRDSKRLGAGLQGKYQITTQTQVFGEYAYEREYEDDTQKVNIALNSLPSLDFKLDGYTPQSHLNRVSLGVSHKLTADLALRGGYTFRKDDDFTQQGINVGVSLDF; this is translated from the coding sequence ATGATCAGACAGACGCTGGCTGTACCGCTTGCCGGGTGCTTGCTCGCTATTGCCTGCACCCAGGCGATCGCGGCGCCCAACCCCTATTCGAATTTCATCGTCTTCGGCGATAGCCTCAACGATGCCGGGCAGTTTACCGACACGGGCGGCCCTCCCGGCTCGACCCTGCGCTTCACCAACCGCACCGGACCGGTTTACCTGGACGGAAGCGGCGAAGCCTACTCCGCCAACTCGACCCAACTGCTGGGTGGAAGGCTCGGGCTTTCACCGGACCAGACGGCCGCTTCAACCTCGGCGGCGCGTGCGAACCAGGGCCTGCCGGACGGTAATAACTGGGCCGTTGGCGGATATCGCACCGACCAGATCCTCACCTCGATCACCAGCGTATCCGCCACGGGTGAACGCACACGCTCGGGCTATCTGCCGACAAACAACTTCAGCGCCGATCCGAATGCGCTGTATTACATTTCCGGGGGTGGTAACGATTTTCTTCAGGGACGTGTACAAAGTGGCGCTCAGGCGAATACCGCTGCGGATCGACTGGCCAACAGCGTCCAGGTTTTGCAGACCGCCGGCGCCCGGTACATCGTCGTATGGCTGCTGCCCGACCTGGGTTTGACGCCCGCCATCAATGGCACGCCCCAGCAGACACCCACCTCACTACTGAGCTCTGCCTTCAACCGGCAACTGGTCACCCGTCTCGCGGGGATCGATGCCGAAATCATCCCGTTGAACATTCCGTTGCTGTTGCAGGAAACCTTCGCCGATCCGGCTCGATTCGGTTTTGCTACAGGCCAGAACCTGACGGCGACTTGCTTCAGCGGCAACAGCTGCACCGAAAACCCTACGTATGGCATCAACAGTGCCACCCCGGACCCCAGCAAGCTGATTTATAACGATGGGGTTCATCCGACCGAAGCCGGGCAGAAACTGATTTCCGACTACGCCTACTCCCTACTGGCTGCGCCGTGGGAGCTGACGTTGTTGCCGGAAATGGCCCACGCTACTTTGCGTGCGCACCAGGATGAGCTGCGCAGCCAATGGCAATCGGACTGGGAGAACTGGCAAGCGGTCGGCCAATGGCGCGCGATTGTCGCCGGTGGCGGCCAGCATCTGGATGTCGATAGCCAAAGCAGCGGCGCCAGCGCCGACGGCGACGGCGACGGTTACAACCTGAACATCGGCGGCAGCTATCGGCTCAATGACGCCTGGCGCGTCGGTGTGGCGGCGGGTTTCTATCGTCAGAACCTGGAAGCAGGCAATAACGATTCGGACTACAAACTCAACAGCTACCTGGCCACCGCCTTCGCCCAGTTCCAGCAGAATCGCTGGTGGGCCGATGCCGCGTTGACCGGCGGCAAGCTGGATTACGACAACCTCAAACGCAAATTCGACCTGGGTGCCAGCGAAGGTGCGGAGAAAGGCGATACCGATGGCGATCTCTGGGCCTTCAGCACACGGGTTGGCTACGACATTGCGCAACCGGGCAGCGAGTGGCACCTGTCGCCGTTCATCAGCGCCGATTACGCAAAAGTGGAAGTCGACGGCTACTCGGAAAACAGCACTCGTTCCACGGCGCTGACCTTTGATGATCAGACTCGCGATTCAAAACGTTTGGGCGCCGGTCTGCAGGGTAAGTATCAGATCACCACGCAGACTCAAGTGTTCGGCGAATACGCGTATGAGCGTGAATACGAGGATGACACTCAGAAAGTAAACATCGCGCTCAACAGCCTGCCGTCCCTGGACTTCAAACTGGACG
- a CDS encoding aminodeoxychorismate/anthranilate synthase component II, translating to MLLMIDNYDSFTYNVVQYLGELGSQVKVVRNDELTIAEIEALNPERIVVSPGPCTPNEAGVSIDVIKHFGGKLPILGVCLGHQSIGQAFGGDVVRARQVMHGKTSPVFHEDKGVFEGLNHPLTVTRYHSLIVKRETLPDCLELTAWTQLEDGSVDEIMGLRHKTLNIEGVQFHPESILTEQGHELFANFLKQTGGTR from the coding sequence ATGTTGCTGATGATCGATAACTACGACTCTTTTACTTACAACGTTGTGCAATACCTTGGTGAGCTCGGCTCCCAGGTCAAAGTCGTGCGCAACGATGAGCTCACCATTGCCGAAATCGAAGCCCTCAACCCGGAGCGGATCGTCGTTTCGCCCGGCCCTTGCACGCCGAACGAAGCCGGCGTGTCGATTGATGTGATCAAACATTTTGGCGGTAAATTGCCGATTCTGGGCGTCTGCCTGGGTCATCAGTCCATCGGCCAGGCCTTTGGCGGCGATGTGGTGCGCGCCCGTCAGGTCATGCACGGCAAAACCAGCCCGGTGTTCCACGAGGACAAGGGCGTTTTCGAAGGCCTGAACCATCCGCTGACGGTCACCCGCTATCATTCACTGATCGTCAAACGTGAAACCCTGCCCGATTGCCTGGAGCTGACCGCCTGGACTCAGCTTGAAGACGGCTCGGTCGACGAGATCATGGGCCTGCGCCACAAGACACTGAACATCGAGGGCGTCCAGTTTCACCCTGAGTCGATCCTCACCGAACAGGGCCACGAGCTGTTCGCTAATTTCCTCAAACAAACCGGCGGCACGCGCTAA
- the trpD gene encoding anthranilate phosphoribosyltransferase, whose amino-acid sequence MNIKTALSRIVEQLDLSTDEMRDVMREIMTGQCTDAQIGAFMMAMRMKSESIDEIVGAVSVMRELADKVELKTLDGVVDVVGTGGDGANIFNVSTASSFVVAAAGCTVAKHGNRAVSGKSGSADLLEAAGIYLNLTPVQVARCIDNVGIGFMFAQTHHSAMKHAAGPRRELGLRTLFNMLGPLTNPAGVKHQVVGVFNQALCRPLAEVLQRMGSKHVLVVHSKDGLDEFSLAAPTFVAELKDDQITEYWVEPEDLGMKSQSLHGLAVDSPAASLELIRDALGKRKTENGQKAAEMIMLNAGAALYAADHASSLKEGAALAHDALHTGLAREKLEELGAFTAVFKVENEG is encoded by the coding sequence ATGAATATCAAGACAGCCCTGAGCCGTATCGTCGAACAGCTCGACCTCAGCACCGATGAGATGCGCGATGTCATGCGCGAAATCATGACCGGTCAATGCACGGATGCGCAGATCGGCGCGTTCATGATGGCCATGCGCATGAAGAGTGAAAGCATCGACGAAATCGTCGGCGCCGTGTCGGTCATGCGCGAGCTGGCGGACAAGGTCGAGCTCAAGACTCTCGACGGCGTCGTCGATGTGGTCGGCACCGGTGGCGATGGCGCGAACATTTTTAACGTCTCGACCGCTTCCTCGTTCGTGGTGGCGGCGGCCGGTTGCACGGTGGCCAAGCACGGTAACCGTGCGGTCTCGGGCAAAAGCGGCAGCGCCGATTTGCTGGAGGCGGCGGGTATCTACCTGAACCTGACGCCGGTTCAGGTCGCACGCTGCATCGACAACGTCGGCATCGGTTTCATGTTCGCCCAGACCCATCACAGCGCCATGAAGCACGCCGCCGGCCCGCGCCGGGAGCTGGGCTTGCGCACGCTGTTCAACATGCTCGGCCCGCTTACGAATCCGGCCGGCGTGAAGCATCAGGTGGTGGGCGTGTTCAATCAGGCGTTGTGCCGGCCGCTGGCCGAAGTCTTGCAGCGTATGGGCAGCAAGCACGTGCTGGTGGTTCACTCGAAGGATGGCCTGGACGAGTTCAGTCTGGCGGCGCCAACCTTCGTGGCGGAATTGAAGGATGACCAGATCACCGAGTATTGGGTCGAGCCAGAAGACCTGGGCATGAAAAGCCAGAGCCTGCACGGTCTGGCAGTGGATAGCCCGGCGGCCTCGCTGGAGCTGATTCGCGATGCCCTGGGCAAGCGCAAGACCGAGAACGGTCAGAAAGCCGCGGAAATGATTATGCTCAATGCCGGTGCCGCGCTGTACGCCGCCGACCATGCCAGCAGTTTGAAAGAAGGCGCTGCCCTGGCGCACGATGCGCTGCACACAGGCCTCGCTCGGGAAAAACTGGAGGAGTTGGGTGCATTTACCGCGGTATTCAAAGTGGAGAATGAGGGATGA